Proteins from a genomic interval of Clostridium sp. AN503:
- a CDS encoding N-acetyltransferase: MIRIRNEQEKDYKLVEEITRKAFYNLYIPGCAEHYLVHVMRSHEDFLPELDFVIEEDGQVIGNIMYTKAWLTDGQGEEREILTFGPLSVLPGYQRKGYGKQLIEHSFQKAAELGYDVVVIFGNPGNYVSRGFVSCKKYNVCMEDGSFPAAMMVKALREGALDGRKWFYRDSPVMQIDEAEAQRFDEGLEKMEKKHQPSQEEFYILSQSVLR; this comes from the coding sequence ATGATCCGTATCAGGAATGAACAGGAGAAAGATTATAAACTGGTGGAGGAGATCACGAGAAAGGCGTTTTACAATCTCTATATCCCGGGTTGCGCCGAGCACTATCTGGTGCATGTGATGCGGTCCCATGAGGATTTTCTGCCGGAGCTGGATTTTGTGATCGAGGAGGACGGTCAGGTCATAGGGAATATTATGTACACCAAAGCCTGGCTGACTGACGGGCAGGGAGAGGAGCGGGAGATCTTAACGTTTGGCCCCCTGTCTGTTCTGCCGGGATATCAGCGGAAGGGATATGGAAAACAGTTGATCGAGCACTCCTTCCAAAAGGCGGCAGAGCTTGGTTATGATGTGGTCGTCATATTCGGCAATCCGGGGAATTATGTGAGCCGGGGGTTTGTGAGCTGTAAGAAATATAATGTTTGTATGGAAGACGGCAGTTTTCCGGCGGCTATGATGGTGAAAGCGCTGAGGGAAGGTGCATTAGACGGAAGAAAATGGTTCTACCGCGACAGTCCGGTGATGCAGATCGATGAAGCAGAAGCGCAGCGTTTTGATGAAGGGCTGGAAAAAATGGAGAAAAAGCATCAGCCGAGCCAGGAGGAGTTTTATATACTCAGCCAGTCGGTTTTGCGTTGA
- a CDS encoding adenylate kinase has product MVVLIAGASHTGKTVLAQRMLERYGYPYLSMDLLKMGLIRSGNTALTPVDDGELVGYLWPIVREIIRTAIENHQNLIVEGCYIPFDWKRDFDDTYLSEIRYVCLVMTEAYIRDHFDRIMKYANVIEERLDDSGCTMDSVLRDNLYFYEMCEKYDCDRILIDENYRVDIPENWRLEMGGRDKWEDSM; this is encoded by the coding sequence ATGGTTGTTTTGATTGCGGGGGCTTCGCATACGGGGAAAACGGTTTTGGCACAGAGAATGTTGGAACGGTATGGGTATCCGTATTTGTCGATGGATCTGTTAAAGATGGGGCTGATCAGGAGCGGGAATACTGCTTTGACGCCAGTTGATGACGGGGAATTGGTGGGTTATCTGTGGCCGATTGTCAGGGAGATCATAAGGACTGCAATTGAGAATCATCAGAATCTTATTGTTGAGGGCTGTTATATTCCGTTTGACTGGAAGCGGGATTTTGATGATACATATTTGAGCGAGATACGGTATGTCTGCCTGGTTATGACGGAAGCGTATATCAGGGATCATTTTGACAGGATAATGAAATACGCGAATGTCATTGAGGAACGTCTGGATGACTCGGGGTGTACGATGGATTCTGTGCTTCGGGATAATCTGTATTTTTATGAGATGTGTGAGAAATATGATTGTGATCGTATTTTGATCGATGAGAATTACCGGGTGGATATACCGGAAAACTGGAGGTTAGAGATGGGAGGGAGAGATAAGTGGGAAGATTCGATGTGA
- a CDS encoding cytidylate kinase-like family protein, with the protein MDKSKLVITIERQYGSGGRIVGKKLAEELGIPFYDDEILSMTAERSAVGEQYFRLADEKAGNNLLRKIVGGLRPHSLLEHPKTEGDVTSPDNLFRFQSEVIRELAENESCVIVGRCADYVLEASGKKDLVKIFVYADIPTCIRRTMEVDGILDTKEALDKLNKITKQRREYHKYFTGKEWEDVNNYDLPINASKLEFEQVVEMIKSYIRMIGYEI; encoded by the coding sequence ATGGATAAGAGCAAACTGGTCATTACGATTGAACGGCAGTACGGAAGCGGCGGACGTATTGTGGGAAAGAAGCTGGCGGAGGAGTTGGGGATTCCGTTTTACGATGATGAGATACTGAGCATGACGGCTGAGAGAAGCGCGGTTGGAGAGCAGTATTTCCGTCTGGCCGATGAGAAGGCGGGGAACAATCTTCTGAGAAAGATCGTGGGCGGGCTTCGTCCCCATTCGCTTCTTGAGCATCCGAAGACGGAAGGCGATGTGACTTCACCTGACAATCTCTTCCGGTTCCAGTCCGAGGTCATCCGGGAGTTGGCAGAGAACGAATCCTGCGTGATCGTGGGCCGGTGCGCGGATTATGTGCTGGAGGCTTCCGGGAAGAAGGATCTGGTGAAGATCTTTGTCTATGCAGACATTCCCACCTGTATCCGCAGGACCATGGAGGTGGACGGGATCCTGGACACCAAGGAGGCCCTCGATAAGCTCAATAAGATCACGAAGCAGCGCCGGGAGTATCACAAATACTTTACCGGTAAGGAGTGGGAGGACGTGAACAACTATGATCTGCCGATCAATGCCAGCAAGCTGGAGTTTGAGCAGGTTGTGGAGATGATCAAGAGTTATATCCGGATGATCGGGTATGAGATTTGA
- a CDS encoding SH3 domain-containing protein, whose product MMAEEKDYIQILDKARRKRKKTPYRNYIILGAVVAVLLVVVVALGKNIGKMPGVKNGGPAEAGAQAASAGEEGGQAIPEETTLSPEEEAARQEAAEKQAVVDSYQNLGLVQVSGYLNVRESPGPDGKIIGKLQENSVCEIVDTDGTWDHITSGGIEGYINNQYVLTGEEARQKALEYVGKMAVVNTDKLNIRTAPELDPANVAGQALIHERYPVIAETDGWIQIEEGYISAEYATVQLALNEARKLDLRTMALNQYDNLVISKVSDYLNVRKEPSTEDQANIIGKFPSRAAGEILETLDGWYKIKSGNITGYITADPQYVAVGQEARDLALEAATLMAVVNTDKLNVRSEPSTDSKIWTQISKEDRYAVVSQLDGWVQIELDTGDSGEEEAADKAYISTRDNNVEVRYALTEAIKFSPLEEKANQQASLRNKVVNYALQFVGNRYVWGGTNPNTGADCSGFVQYVLRNAAGVSLPRTSREQAKAGRAIKSSEMRPGDLIFYTNSGGVVNHVAMYIGNGQIVHAASRKSGIKISTWNYRTPKTIRSFLD is encoded by the coding sequence ATGATGGCAGAAGAAAAGGATTATATTCAGATACTGGACAAGGCGAGACGAAAGCGTAAAAAAACGCCTTACAGGAACTATATTATTCTGGGTGCGGTAGTTGCCGTACTCCTGGTTGTGGTGGTTGCACTTGGAAAAAATATCGGCAAGATGCCCGGAGTGAAGAATGGCGGACCGGCGGAGGCTGGCGCACAGGCTGCCTCTGCCGGTGAGGAAGGCGGACAGGCCATCCCGGAGGAGACGACCCTTTCCCCTGAGGAGGAGGCTGCAAGGCAGGAAGCCGCTGAGAAGCAGGCAGTTGTGGATTCCTATCAGAATCTTGGGCTGGTACAGGTGTCGGGGTATTTGAATGTCCGTGAATCCCCGGGTCCGGATGGGAAGATCATCGGTAAGCTCCAGGAAAACAGTGTTTGTGAGATCGTGGATACGGACGGCACGTGGGATCATATCACATCCGGCGGTATTGAAGGCTATATCAACAACCAGTATGTCCTGACTGGTGAGGAGGCGCGCCAGAAGGCTCTGGAATATGTAGGGAAGATGGCGGTCGTCAATACGGATAAGCTGAATATCCGCACGGCTCCGGAGCTGGATCCGGCGAATGTGGCGGGACAGGCCCTGATCCATGAGCGTTATCCTGTCATAGCGGAGACGGACGGCTGGATCCAGATCGAGGAAGGCTATATTTCCGCTGAATACGCGACGGTGCAGCTGGCGCTCAACGAGGCGCGGAAGCTGGACCTGCGCACCATGGCTCTGAACCAGTATGACAATCTGGTCATCTCCAAGGTCAGCGATTATTTGAACGTCCGCAAGGAGCCGAGCACTGAGGACCAGGCGAATATCATCGGCAAGTTCCCGAGCCGGGCAGCTGGGGAGATCCTGGAGACCTTAGACGGCTGGTACAAGATCAAGTCCGGCAATATCACCGGTTATATCACTGCTGACCCGCAGTATGTGGCGGTGGGGCAGGAGGCGCGGGACCTGGCGCTGGAGGCGGCGACTCTGATGGCAGTTGTCAATACAGACAAGCTGAATGTCCGCTCAGAGCCTTCCACCGACTCCAAGATCTGGACCCAGATCTCCAAGGAAGACCGTTATGCAGTTGTATCCCAGTTAGACGGCTGGGTACAGATCGAACTGGATACCGGCGACAGCGGCGAGGAGGAAGCTGCTGACAAGGCCTATATTTCCACTCGCGACAACAATGTGGAGGTGCGTTATGCGCTGACGGAGGCCATCAAGTTCTCTCCGCTTGAGGAGAAAGCGAACCAGCAGGCGTCCCTGCGCAACAAGGTGGTCAACTATGCCCTGCAGTTTGTGGGCAACCGCTATGTCTGGGGCGGCACGAACCCCAACACCGGAGCTGACTGTTCCGGCTTCGTACAGTATGTTCTGAGGAATGCTGCGGGTGTCAGCCTGCCGCGTACATCCAGAGAGCAGGCCAAGGCGGGACGCGCGATCAAGTCCAGTGAGATGCGGCCGGGAGATTTGATCTTCTATACCAATTCCGGCGGCGTGGTCAACCATGTGGCGATGTATATTGGCAACGGTCAGATCGTCCATGCGGCAAGCAGGAAGAGCGGAATCAAGATCTCGACCTGGAATTATCGGACGCCGAAGACCATACGAAGCTTTTTGGATTAA
- a CDS encoding AEC family transporter, whose protein sequence is MDFTGLFEMQGMLFSVMILGLILKRAGIVDDHGKSLLTDLVINVTLPASILKSFQMEFNSQILRSCLVIGVVAVLIQIGAYLLGMVLYPGFQDDRKKVLQYATICSNAGILGNPIAEGIFGGLGLLYASIYVIPQRVFMWSVGLTYFTEAPDTRTLVKKVLTHPCILSVFLGFLIMVFQIPLPGFLSLTVKNVANANTFLAMMLVGTILAEVPLKTLPERATIYYSFVRLFLIPFLVLLGCRIGQVDSLVTGVSVVLSGMPAASVTAVMAAKYGKDEVFATKCVVLTTLLSMATVPVWCLFLG, encoded by the coding sequence ATGGACTTTACAGGATTGTTTGAAATGCAGGGAATGTTGTTTTCAGTGATGATACTGGGACTGATACTGAAACGGGCCGGTATCGTTGACGATCATGGGAAGTCTCTTCTAACGGACTTAGTCATCAATGTAACGTTGCCGGCAAGTATTTTAAAATCCTTTCAGATGGAGTTTAACAGCCAGATACTAAGGAGCTGTCTGGTCATTGGCGTGGTGGCGGTTCTGATCCAGATCGGCGCATATCTGCTTGGGATGGTCCTCTATCCGGGATTCCAGGACGACAGGAAAAAGGTCCTTCAGTATGCGACCATCTGTTCCAATGCAGGTATTCTGGGCAATCCCATTGCAGAGGGGATCTTCGGCGGCCTGGGACTTTTGTATGCGTCGATCTATGTGATCCCCCAGCGGGTGTTCATGTGGTCTGTGGGACTGACCTATTTTACGGAGGCGCCGGATACCAGGACGCTGGTGAAAAAGGTCCTGACCCATCCATGTATCCTTTCGGTGTTTTTGGGTTTCCTGATCATGGTCTTCCAGATCCCGCTGCCAGGTTTTTTGAGCCTTACAGTCAAAAATGTGGCGAACGCCAATACCTTTCTGGCGATGATGCTGGTGGGAACGATCCTGGCGGAGGTGCCTCTTAAGACCCTGCCGGAACGGGCGACCATCTATTATTCCTTTGTCCGGCTGTTTCTGATCCCATTCCTGGTGCTTTTAGGGTGCAGGATAGGGCAGGTGGATTCTCTGGTAACGGGTGTTTCCGTTGTGCTGTCCGGGATGCCGGCAGCCAGCGTTACGGCGGTCATGGCGGCGAAATATGGCAAAGATGAAGTGTTCGCAACCAAATGCGTGGTTTTAACGACCCTGCTCTCCATGGCAACGGTACCGGTGTGGTGCCTGTTTTTGGGGTAG
- the citG gene encoding triphosphoribosyl-dephospho-CoA synthase CitG, with translation MNTDSACSHFLELCEYALMAEVSATPKPGLVDLHDSGAHKDMCFDTFRTSSAAIAPHIAQMFRLGAEWPDKSGAGLFAAIRPIGITAEKAMFEATGGVNTHKGMIFSMGLIGAAAGLFYQIHENFCPEDILSLAGALCADTLEQDFERIDPSSPRTHGEVLYVRYGIKGIRGEAQKGFPSIRDISLPAIRFRKKTCTDDNQVYLNTLLALMSQVDDTNVLIRTNHALLNYEKAEASRILSLGGASTQAGLDALRQLNEDFIRLNISPGGCADLLAVTILLWQLEQLQGGYHETEVRGTRG, from the coding sequence TTGAACACCGATTCAGCCTGCTCCCATTTTTTAGAGCTCTGCGAATATGCCCTGATGGCGGAGGTCTCCGCCACCCCGAAGCCGGGACTTGTGGACTTACACGACAGCGGCGCTCATAAGGATATGTGTTTTGACACCTTCCGCACCAGCTCCGCCGCCATTGCCCCGCATATCGCGCAGATGTTCCGCCTCGGCGCTGAGTGGCCCGACAAAAGCGGCGCCGGGCTTTTTGCCGCCATCCGCCCCATAGGGATCACGGCTGAAAAAGCAATGTTTGAAGCCACCGGCGGAGTCAATACCCATAAGGGAATGATATTTTCCATGGGACTAATCGGTGCGGCAGCCGGCCTCTTCTACCAGATCCATGAGAACTTCTGCCCGGAGGATATCTTAAGCCTCGCGGGAGCGCTCTGTGCCGATACCCTTGAACAGGATTTTGAGCGGATCGACCCGTCTTCTCCCCGGACCCACGGGGAAGTCCTCTATGTGCGCTACGGCATAAAGGGAATCCGCGGGGAGGCCCAGAAGGGCTTTCCCTCTATCCGGGATATCTCCCTCCCGGCCATCCGATTTCGTAAGAAGACCTGTACAGACGACAATCAGGTTTATCTTAATACATTACTTGCTCTGATGTCCCAGGTGGACGATACCAACGTGCTGATCCGAACCAACCACGCCCTCTTAAACTATGAGAAGGCGGAGGCGTCCCGTATTCTCTCACTGGGCGGAGCGTCCACCCAGGCCGGCCTGGATGCGCTGCGCCAGCTCAATGAGGACTTTATCCGGCTGAACATCAGTCCGGGCGGATGTGCGGACCTGCTTGCGGTCACGATCCTGTTGTGGCAATTGGAGCAGCTTCAGGGAGGGTATCATGAAACAGAAGTTCGAGGAACGCGCGGGTAA
- the citX gene encoding citrate lyase holo-[acyl-carrier protein] synthase yields the protein MNDVSLLEMMNAREMRCHLQQQLLHLYREPLICLTLNIPGPIKVLPGIPAAFENACGQIEALLKERLVLVNHLETIKEKTGYEAFYSVDASPEFVKELMISLEDQDRLGRLLDIDVLRVDGSKVSREELGYPARRCLLCDEPAHACSRSRRHSIEELVQEISRILNEYAPES from the coding sequence ATGAATGATGTTAGCCTGTTAGAAATGATGAACGCCAGAGAAATGCGCTGCCACTTACAGCAGCAGCTTCTTCACTTATATAGAGAACCACTGATCTGCCTCACCTTAAATATCCCCGGTCCCATCAAGGTACTGCCCGGGATTCCCGCAGCTTTTGAAAACGCCTGCGGACAGATCGAGGCGCTTTTAAAGGAACGGCTGGTTTTAGTCAACCATCTGGAGACCATAAAAGAAAAAACCGGATATGAAGCATTTTACAGTGTTGACGCTTCCCCGGAATTTGTCAAGGAACTGATGATATCCTTAGAGGATCAGGACCGTCTGGGACGCCTTTTGGATATCGACGTCCTGCGTGTGGACGGGTCAAAGGTCTCACGGGAGGAGCTGGGGTATCCGGCCCGCCGCTGCCTGCTCTGCGACGAGCCTGCACATGCCTGCAGCCGCAGCCGCAGACACAGCATTGAAGAGCTGGTCCAGGAGATCAGCCGTATCCTGAACGAATACGCACCGGAGAGCTGA
- a CDS encoding chromate transporter: protein MEKLKRLLTIFKTMFKIGLFTFGGGWSIIAQIQNEFVDQRGWMTEEQLVDYMSLAKSFPGIMIINMSVFCGYAMGGVAGAVTAAVGLSMPALLAIAVVTYFYSTLRSNLFVARILNGVRSVVIPIIISSSLKLKKTAMKGRSAWWILAASFLVCALTNVNKALVIVTALVAGLLIWRGEIPDDLS, encoded by the coding sequence ATGGAAAAACTGAAAAGGCTGCTTACCATATTCAAAACAATGTTTAAAATTGGGTTGTTTACATTTGGCGGAGGCTGGAGCATCATTGCCCAGATCCAGAATGAGTTTGTAGACCAGCGCGGCTGGATGACCGAGGAACAGCTTGTGGATTATATGTCTCTGGCAAAATCATTTCCGGGCATTATGATCATCAATATGTCCGTGTTCTGCGGTTATGCCATGGGCGGCGTGGCAGGCGCGGTCACGGCTGCGGTGGGCCTCTCCATGCCGGCACTGCTTGCGATCGCAGTTGTAACGTATTTCTATTCCACGCTCAGGAGCAATCTGTTTGTGGCAAGGATATTAAATGGTGTGCGCAGCGTGGTGATCCCGATCATCATAAGCTCCTCTCTGAAACTGAAAAAGACAGCCATGAAAGGACGCTCTGCATGGTGGATTCTGGCAGCGTCCTTCCTGGTCTGCGCATTGACGAATGTCAATAAGGCGCTGGTGATCGTTACTGCACTGGTAGCCGGACTGTTAATATGGAGAGGAGAGATACCGGATGATCTATCTTAA
- a CDS encoding chromate transporter, whose translation MTMIPVINDEVLRFGWMTSAEVMDIVAVAEMTPGSLGINCATFVGLRTAGIAGALSASLGVMMPSLTLSMVAAHFILRMKGNKTLESAMRGVRPASLGMLVAAAVTLGITTFLPTGGLQVSWNMVLIAVICGYLLIRKNLSIPKTILIAAVLGLLIG comes from the coding sequence ATGACGATGATCCCGGTCATCAATGACGAGGTGCTCCGGTTTGGCTGGATGACATCGGCAGAGGTCATGGATATTGTGGCGGTTGCAGAGATGACGCCGGGCTCCCTGGGGATCAACTGCGCCACATTTGTTGGTCTGAGGACGGCTGGGATTGCGGGAGCGCTCTCGGCAAGCCTGGGTGTTATGATGCCTTCCCTGACTCTGTCCATGGTTGCGGCGCATTTTATCCTGCGCATGAAAGGCAATAAGACACTGGAGAGCGCCATGCGGGGAGTACGGCCGGCAAGCCTTGGGATGCTGGTGGCGGCTGCGGTCACGCTTGGGATCACCACATTTCTTCCCACAGGAGGGCTTCAGGTATCCTGGAATATGGTGCTCATTGCGGTGATATGCGGATATCTTTTGATCAGGAAAAATCTGTCGATCCCAAAGACGATTCTGATCGCGGCGGTTCTGGGACTTCTGATCGGGTGA
- a CDS encoding GNAT family N-acetyltransferase produces the protein MNIQRITDTMEKQRITRLILEALPDWFGILEAREKYIMESSDKTFFCAYDNDKPIGFLYLKETGVDTVELYAMGVLPQFHRKGIGRDLFYEAKKSALETGYSFFQVKTVQMGKYKEYDNTNKFYRSLGFKEFEVFPTLWDEWNPCQVYVMALR, from the coding sequence ATGAATATACAACGGATTACAGATACGATGGAAAAACAAAGGATAACACGCCTTATTTTGGAGGCGCTTCCTGATTGGTTCGGAATTCTTGAAGCGAGAGAAAAATATATTATGGAAAGTAGTGACAAAACATTCTTCTGTGCTTATGATAATGATAAGCCGATAGGTTTTTTGTATTTGAAAGAAACGGGTGTTGATACTGTTGAATTATATGCCATGGGTGTCTTGCCCCAATTTCATCGGAAAGGGATTGGCCGAGACTTATTTTATGAGGCAAAAAAATCAGCACTTGAAACGGGATATTCATTTTTTCAAGTAAAAACAGTTCAAATGGGTAAATATAAAGAATATGATAATACCAATAAGTTTTATCGTTCTCTTGGCTTTAAAGAATTTGAGGTATTTCCTACATTATGGGACGAATGGAATCCATGTCAGGTATATGTTATGGCTTTGAGATAA
- a CDS encoding ABC transporter substrate-binding protein, with protein MKKSMKIMSLVLSGAMVLSMTACGGSAKETTAAATEAATTAAGSEAAGGAAEAGSAAADGKTYTVGICQLVQHDALDAATQGFKDTVKEALGDAVTFDEQNAQGDSNTCSTIINSFVSNNVDLIMANATASLQAAQAGTKDIPILGTSVTEYGVALGIDDFSGTVGGNISGTADLAPLDEQAAMLKELFPDAKKVGLLYCSAEANSQYQVDTVKAALEALGYTCEYYAFSDSNDLSTIVTKASSENDVIYVPTDNTAAANTEIINNICQPAGVPVIAGEEGICKGCGVATLSISYYDLGVATGKMAVKILTGESNISEMPIEYAPQFTKKYNKTLCDALGVTVPDGYVAIEE; from the coding sequence ATGAAAAAATCAATGAAGATCATGTCACTCGTGCTGAGCGGCGCGATGGTGCTTTCCATGACAGCCTGCGGCGGCAGTGCAAAGGAGACTACGGCAGCGGCCACAGAGGCAGCTACCACAGCCGCAGGGTCTGAGGCAGCCGGCGGTGCTGCAGAGGCGGGTTCCGCAGCGGCTGACGGCAAGACCTATACCGTGGGCATCTGCCAGCTGGTACAGCATGATGCGCTGGACGCGGCGACTCAGGGCTTCAAGGATACGGTAAAAGAGGCGCTGGGCGATGCAGTGACATTTGATGAGCAGAACGCACAGGGCGACTCCAACACCTGCTCCACCATCATCAACAGCTTTGTATCCAACAATGTAGACTTAATTATGGCCAATGCCACCGCATCCTTACAGGCGGCGCAGGCAGGCACAAAGGATATCCCGATCCTGGGAACCTCCGTCACGGAGTACGGCGTGGCTCTGGGCATCGATGATTTCAGCGGCACCGTGGGCGGCAATATTTCCGGTACGGCGGACCTCGCTCCTCTTGACGAACAGGCAGCCATGCTTAAAGAGCTGTTCCCGGATGCCAAAAAAGTCGGACTGCTCTACTGTTCCGCAGAGGCCAATTCCCAGTATCAGGTAGATACCGTGAAGGCAGCTTTAGAGGCTCTGGGTTATACCTGTGAGTACTATGCATTTTCTGATTCCAACGATTTATCCACCATCGTGACCAAGGCGTCTTCTGAGAACGATGTGATCTATGTACCGACCGACAACACGGCGGCAGCCAACACCGAGATCATCAACAACATCTGCCAGCCGGCAGGCGTTCCGGTCATCGCGGGTGAGGAGGGCATCTGCAAGGGCTGCGGCGTTGCGACCCTGTCCATCAGCTACTATGACTTAGGCGTTGCTACCGGCAAGATGGCTGTGAAGATCCTGACCGGCGAGTCCAATATCTCCGAGATGCCGATCGAGTATGCACCGCAGTTCACCAAGAAGTACAACAAGACCCTCTGCGACGCTCTGGGCGTTACGGTTCCGGACGGCTATGTGGCGATCGAGGAATAA
- a CDS encoding ABC transporter permease produces MMSLLNALPGAVAQGLIWGIMAIGVYLTFRILDIADLTVDGSLGTGGAVCIMLMLTGHSVWVAMAGALIAGMAAGLVTGVLHTFMGIPAILAGILTQLGLYSINLKTMGKANQAINVDKFDLLVSLRFIRGVPFYKNTIFVVAIGIVLLILFLYWFFGTELGCSLRATGCNDKMARAQGINTDFNRVLGLMISNGLVALSGALLSQYQGFADINMGRGAIVIGLAAVIIGEAIFGRIFHNFGFRLLGVALGSIIYYLVLQIVIWLGIDTDLLKLLSAAVVAVFLAIPTWKERYFSKAGKRG; encoded by the coding sequence ATGATGAGTTTGTTGAATGCCCTGCCGGGGGCAGTGGCGCAGGGGCTGATCTGGGGGATCATGGCGATCGGGGTTTACTTAACCTTCCGGATCCTGGACATTGCAGATCTGACTGTGGATGGTTCTCTGGGAACCGGCGGTGCAGTTTGCATCATGCTGATGCTGACGGGACACAGCGTGTGGGTTGCCATGGCGGGCGCTCTGATCGCAGGTATGGCGGCTGGTCTGGTGACAGGCGTTTTACATACCTTTATGGGAATCCCGGCGATCCTTGCTGGTATCCTGACGCAGCTTGGGCTGTATTCGATCAATCTGAAAACAATGGGAAAGGCGAACCAGGCGATCAACGTGGACAAGTTTGACCTGCTGGTCTCCCTGCGGTTTATCCGCGGCGTGCCTTTCTATAAAAATACAATCTTTGTGGTTGCCATTGGTATTGTGCTGCTCATATTGTTTCTGTACTGGTTTTTCGGCACGGAGCTGGGATGTTCCCTGCGTGCTACCGGGTGCAATGACAAGATGGCGCGCGCCCAGGGCATCAATACAGATTTCAACCGGGTGCTGGGGCTTATGATCTCCAACGGCCTGGTGGCGCTTTCTGGAGCGCTGTTGTCGCAGTACCAGGGATTTGCGGATATCAACATGGGCCGCGGTGCGATCGTCATCGGCCTGGCGGCTGTGATCATCGGCGAAGCGATCTTCGGCAGGATCTTCCACAATTTCGGATTCCGCCTGCTGGGAGTTGCCCTTGGTTCCATTATCTATTATCTGGTGCTTCAGATCGTGATCTGGCTGGGCATCGATACGGATCTTCTAAAGCTGCTTTCCGCGGCTGTGGTTGCGGTATTCCTCGCGATCCCGACGTGGAAGGAGCGGTATTTTTCAAAAGCTGGGAAAAGGGGGTAA
- a CDS encoding GyrI-like domain-containing protein, protein MKVEKCEKSSFVVIGKEGSTLDGEGFIQTLWDDANSHFGEVQHMAKRDETGNIVGIWGAMSDLSRSFMPWEGFKKGLYLAGVECCDDAEAPDGWVKWTIPGYEYIYVKCDYEETFSDTIKYLEDHHISLAGAVHDFVCPQTGDNYMFFPIRRL, encoded by the coding sequence ATGAAAGTGGAAAAATGTGAAAAAAGTTCCTTTGTGGTAATCGGTAAAGAAGGCTCAACATTAGATGGAGAGGGCTTTATTCAAACGTTGTGGGATGATGCGAATTCTCATTTTGGAGAAGTTCAGCATATGGCTAAGAGGGATGAGACTGGAAATATCGTCGGAATCTGGGGAGCTATGTCTGATCTTTCCCGCTCGTTTATGCCCTGGGAGGGCTTTAAGAAGGGCCTTTATCTTGCGGGGGTAGAGTGCTGCGATGATGCAGAAGCCCCCGATGGCTGGGTGAAGTGGACCATTCCCGGTTATGAGTATATCTATGTAAAATGTGATTATGAAGAAACCTTTTCGGATACAATAAAATACCTGGAAGATCATCATATTTCTTTGGCGGGGGCAGTTCATGATTTTGTTTGCCCGCAGACAGGGGATAATTATATGTTTTTTCCGATCAGAAGGTTATAA